Sequence from the Clostridium botulinum genome:
GGCAGATGTTATTGCTTCTAGCATGAAGTTAGAAAAAAACATTGAAGTAGGAATTTTTGATCTTGATAATATTGACTATGATTTTGTTGATGAAAGTAAAGCTGTTATTTTTGGAACACCAACCTACCACGCTAATATGTGTTGGCAGCTAAAAAAATGGTTTGATGAATCTTCTAATTGTAATCTTAGTGGAAAAATTGGTGCTGTTTTTGCAACAGCTAATTATGCACAAGGTGGTGCAGATACTGCTATTTTAACTATTATTAATCATATTATGGTTAAAGGAATGTTAGTTTATTCAGGAGGTTCTTCTTTAGGACAACCTTATATACATTTAGGTGCTGTTGCATTAAAAGAGAATTTTGAAGAAAGTAAAAATTTATTTGAAGTATTTGGTACTCGTATAGCTCAAAAAGTAAATGAATTATTCTCTAATAAATAAGATTTTATAAAATATTCTATTATTAAATTAGAGATTTAAATGATAATAATAGCTATAACAAATTGCTTATACAATTATATATGCATAAAAGGTCTAAATAGTTTTATACTAACTTAGACCTTTCTCTATAATTTTTAAATTGTATTTTTTACTAAAGAAATATTCACATCTATTATACATCCATTAACTTCCATAGATATACATACTACTTTATCCGAACTAGAATTTGCTGTGAATTTTCCATGTATAAGTGTTGGAGTAGATATATCAACATTTACATCATTATTTGAAAAGTTAGTTGATGCATTAGCTGTAAGCATATTAACAAGTTCTGAAATAGCACTTTGAGCTAATTCATTAAACTCATCTACCGGCATTCCCATCATCATAGCAGATGCTATTTTTTTTGCATCATCTTCATTCATAGTATATATGATATTACCTTTAATATCTCCAATAAGCCCTATTATGATTATAACTCCAGGACTTTCTATAAATCTCCCCTTTAAAGATACTCCATTTTTTTTAACATCACCTAAACCTAATTGAGGCATTACATTTGTAAATGCATCTAATATAGGATTTATATTATTGACATCCATTCGCTTTCACCTCTCTTAAATCCTATATTTATCGATACATCTCCAAATTGAGTTTTAACTTTTGCAGAATAATCGTTATCTACTTCTGCTCTTGATATATTTATTGATTCACCATGAAATGTAGTTGGTGGTGCTACTCTCAGTCCAAATACTTTATTCTTTTTATTTATCATTGAACATGCATTACCTGCAAACATATTAGCCATTTCTGCTACCACATTAAGTAATTCCTTTGTGTCCTTAGCATCTCTTTTTAATAATATTTTTACAAGATTTTCAGCTGTTTCAAATGACATATCTATAATCATTCTTCCTGAGTATTTTCCTATAATACCCATGACCGCTACTATTCCTTTACTATGTATTTCTCTATCCATATTATGTTTATCAATAATATCAACATTTGTTTTTGTTAACCTATTAAATAAATTTATTATAGACTCCTTAAATACACTTGGATA
This genomic interval carries:
- a CDS encoding response regulator is translated as MKDIKILIVDDSPFQIALLRDSLTENGFNVVGEAQSLEEAIEAVKNEKPDLVTMDMTIPGTDGFECTREIHKIDESVKVIVVSAMMDDELIKKAKKTKICGYIQKPVDSEELTLLIHRVMGDGELYSELENLYPSVFKESIINLFNRLTKTNVDIIDKHNMDREIHSKGIVAVMGIIGKYSGRMIIDMSFETAENLVKILLKRDAKDTKELLNVVAEMANMFAGNACSMINKKNKVFGLRVAPPTTFHGESINISRAEVDNDYSAKVKTQFGDVSINIGFKRGESEWMSII
- a CDS encoding flavodoxin family protein — its product is MKISIIYFSKTGKTKEMADVIASSMKLEKNIEVGIFDLDNIDYDFVDESKAVIFGTPTYHANMCWQLKKWFDESSNCNLSGKIGAVFATANYAQGGADTAILTIINHIMVKGMLVYSGGSSLGQPYIHLGAVALKENFEESKNLFEVFGTRIAQKVNELFSNK
- a CDS encoding chemotaxis protein CheX, whose protein sequence is MDVNNINPILDAFTNVMPQLGLGDVKKNGVSLKGRFIESPGVIIIIGLIGDIKGNIIYTMNEDDAKKIASAMMMGMPVDEFNELAQSAISELVNMLTANASTNFSNNDVNVDISTPTLIHGKFTANSSSDKVVCISMEVNGCIIDVNISLVKNTI